The genomic region CGCAAGCTGGCGGAGAAATCGGCTTCATCCACCAAGGAGATCAGCGAGCTCATCCAGTCGATCCAGAAAGAGGCGCGCAAGGCGGTCGAGAACATGGAGAAGTCGACCACCATCGTGAACGAAGGCCTCACGCTGGGCTCGGACCTATCCACCGCGCTGCGCAAGATCTCGAACGTCGTGACCGAGGTCTACAAGTTCGCGCAGGAGATCGGGGCGGCGACCAACGAGCAATCACATGGTTCCGCGCAGATCGCAAAAGCCACCACGCGGCTGAACGAGATCACGCACGAGATCAACTCCTCGGTCGAGGAGCAGGCCTCGGGCGCGCAAGCGGTGGTGAAGGCGATGGAGAAGATGCGGGAGCTGGTGCAGCAATCCACTTCCGGATCGACCGAGCTAGCCGCATCGGCGGAGCAGATGTCGAAGATGTCGCGCATGCTGCTCGAAGCCATGGACCGCTTCGTGATCGAGTCGAACGGCGACGGGCGGCACGCGATAGCGCAGCGCCGGCACGAACCGGGCCGCATGGCCGCCGTGGCGGCGAGGAACTAGGACGCAAGCATGACCACCAAGGACCTGCACATCGTCGGGTTCCGCATCGGGCGCGAGACGTTTGGCGTGCCCATCGAATTGGTGCACGAGATCGTGCGCGTGCCCGACATCACCGCCGTGCCTGACGCGCCAGAATACATCGAGGGCGTGATCAACCTGCGCGGCAAGATTATCTCGGTGGTGGATCTGCGCAAGCGTTTTGGCGAGCGTGAGATCACGCGCACCAAGAAGAACCGCATCCTGGTGGCCGAACTGGACAACAAGATGGTCGGCCTGATCGTGGACTCGGCTTCAGAAGTGTTGAAGGTGCCCCGCGCCGAGGTGGAGAATCCTCCCAACGTATTCGAGGAAGGCGAGCTCAACTACGTGACCGGGGTGGGCAAGCTGAACGGACGGCTGATCATCCTCATCGAGTTGTCGAAGATCCTGCAACGCGGCGAGCTGAAGCGGCTCGGCGATCTGGCGGAAGCGGCACAGTCGGTCGCGTCCGCGGGCTCCTAGGTAGTTTCCAAAGCACGGACGCGGCAGAGAACCTGCCGCGATGGAACACTGGCGAGAGGCAATGGCGACCACACCGAGTCTTCAGACCCAGCTCACCGATCCGGAACTCAAGCTGCTGCAGACCCTGATCTATCAGGAATGCGGCATGTATTTCGACGAGCGCCGCGTCCACTTCCTGCAAGACCGCTTGCAGCGCCGCCTCAAGACGACCGGACTCGAGAGTTTCTATCGTTATTATCAGCTGCTCATCAGCCGCGAAGGCCGGGCTGAGTTATCCGCGCTGCTCGAGCACCTCACCGTCAACGAAACCAGCTTCTTCCGCAACAAGCCGCAGCTCGAACTCTTCCACAAGGTCACCCTCGAAGAGATCTTGCAGCGCAAGACGGAGCGCCGCGACTGGTCGCTGCGGGTGTGGAGCGCGGGATGCTCCACCGGGCAGGAGCCGTACACCATCGCCATGCTCATCTGCGACGCGCTGGCCTACTACTACCTGCGTAACCCGCTGCCTTTCGAGATGCCGAGCCCCAAGCCGCTGATCCCGCCGCCGTGGAAGGTGGAGATCCTGGCTTCGGACATCAACTACTCCGTGCTGCGCGCCGCGCAGGAAGGGATCTATCCCGAGAACCACATGGAGCCGGTGGATTACACCTATCGCCTGCGCTACTTCGACAAGGGTGGCGACAAATACACCATCAAGAAGGGTGTGAAGGAGATGGTCCACTTCGACTTCCATAACCTGAAGACGGAGTTCCTGCCGCAGCGCAACGACGTGATCTTCTGCCGCAACGTGATGATCTACTTCGACGAAGCCGAGCAGAAGCGCCTGGTGGAAAAGTTCTATCGCTGCCTGAACCGCGAAGGCTATCTTTTCGTGGGACACGCGGAAAGCCTCTTCGGGCTCACCGACAAGTTCAAGATGATCCACGTGAATAACGGGACCGCATACCAGCGCATCGAGGCGAATCCGTGAGTTTCTTCTCCGAAGACAAAGCGAGCGAGCTGAAAGAACTCTTCTTCGAGAGCGCGCAGGAACTGCTGCAGACGCTCAACGAAGAAGCACTCGCGTTGGAGAAGAGTCCCGGAGACACCGAAACGGTACGCAGCGTGCGCCGGACGGTGCACACCTTGAAAGGCGATTCAGCAGCATGCGGATATCGCGAGCTGAGCGAGTTGGCCCACGAGCTCGAAGACGTGCTCACGCCCGAACTGGCGCAGAGCGCGCAGAACACGCGCATCCCGGAAGTGGTGCTGGCCGCGGCGGACACCTTCCAGTCGCTGCTCGCCGCCTATCGCAACAACCTGCAGCCCCCTTCCGGCGAGGCGTTACGCCAGCACATCAAGCAGCTGACCAGCGCGCCCGCTGCCGCTGAGCAGGCCAAGCTCGCGCCCAAGTTCCAGTGGTCGGAGTACGAACAGGTGGTGATCGCGCATTCTGCCGACCGCGGCAACGCCATCTTCCACGTGGCGCTGCAGATCGATCGCGACTGCCCGATGCGCGCCGCCGCCATGCAGATGATCCGCAACGTGGTCGCGGATTTCGGCACCGTGCTCGCCATCCATCCTGAAGACAGCACGCTGGCCGAGCAGACCGAAGTGGTCGAGATGGCGATCGCCAGCAAGCACGACGAGCGATGGATCGCGAAGAAGTCGCACATCCCCGCCGTGATCAAGGATGTAGTGGTGGTGCAGGCCGCAAGCGCCGCCGCGTCGGGATCAGACAGCGTTCTCGAGATCGGGGAAACGCCGGCGCAACCGGCCGCATCCGTGCACCCCGTGTCGTCTTCCGTGACGTCTTCCGAAAGCAGGGACGAACATGCCGAGAAGGCGGCGAGCAAGAGCGCGGTGGGCGAGACCAGCCTGCGCGTGGACGCCGACCGCATCGACGACGTGCTCAACCTGGTGGGTGAACTCATCATCGGCAAATCGATGCTGCTGCAGACGATGAGCGAGTTCGACAAGCGCTTTGCCAAGGATCCGCTGCGCGGCAGGTTCGCGGACGCCATGGCGTTCCAGGCGCGCGTGCTTCGCGACCTGCAGAAATCGGTGATGAAGATTCGCATGGTGCCGGTGGAGCAGCTTTTCCGGCGCGTGCCCCGCATCATCCGCGACCTGGCCAAGAACGCCGGCAAGGAAGTGGCGCTGCAGATCAGCGGGCAAGACACCGACTTGGACAAGAGCATCCTGGATACGCTCGCCGAGCCGCTCAGCCATCTGGTACGCAACGCCGTGGACCACGGCCTGGAAACGCCGGCCGAGCGCACTGCGCTCGGCAAGCCGGCGGCCGGCATCATCCGGCTGAACGCCTTCCACCATGGCAACCAGGTGGTGATCGAGATCGCGGACGACGGCCGCGGCATCGACCGCGCCAAAGTCGTAGCCAAAGCCATCGAGCGCGGCCTCATCACCGCGGATGAAGCGGGACGCATGAGCGAAGGCGAGCAGTTCGCACTGATCTTCAATCCTGGGCTCTCGACCGCCGCACAAGTGACGGAGGTCTCCGGGCGCGGTGTGGGCATGGACGTGGTGAAGACCGTGCTCGACCGGCTGAAAGGCTCGGTCGGCATCACCAGCACCGTGGGACAAGGCACCACCTTCCAGCTCAAGGTGCCGCTCACCCTCGCCATCATCAAGGCGCTACTGTTCCGGGTGGCTGACCGTCTCTACGCCGTGCCGCTGGGGTCGGTGCTGGAGATCACGCGCGCCACCGAGGGCGAGATCCATCGCGTGGACAACCATGAAGTCGTGCGTTTGCGCGACCAGGTGCTCACGCTGGTCCGCCTGGCAAAGCTCGGCAAGCGCAAAGCCTCGCCGGGGAAGCAACTGTTCATCGTCATCATCGCCATCGGTGACCGCAAGTTCGGGCTGGTGGTCGACCGCCTGGTGGGAGAAGAAGAATTGGTGATCAAGGCGCTCGACGATCACCTGGTCGCCACCGAACTCGTCTCCGGAGCTTCCATCCTGGGCGACGGCACGGTGGTGCTGATCCTGAATGTCCAGGCAGTGGTCGCGCGCATCGGCCGCGACGGCGCCAAAGGAGCGCACGCATGAGCGATCCGGTGCGCGTCCTGGTGGTCGACGATTCCGCGCTCATGCGGAAACTCATCCCGCAGATCCTCGAGCGCGACGGAACCATCCAAGTGGTGGGCACCGCTATGGATGGCAGCTTCGGCCTGAAAAAGATCGACGAGCTCAAACCGCAGGTGATCACGCTCGACCTCGAGATGCCGCGCATGGACGGCATCGAGATGCTGCGCGAGATCACCAAGCGCCACCGCATCCCGGTGATCGTGGTGAGCGCACACACCACGCAGGGCGCATCCGCCACCTTCAAAGCGCTCGCGCTCGGCGCCTTCGACTTTGTCGCCAAGCCGAAGGACGCGGCTTCCGCCCACATGGAAGACATCGCCACCGAGCTCATCACCAAGATCAAGACCGCCGCACAAACGAAGATGCCGGCCACTCCGCGGTTCGAGGTGCCCGTGTTGCCCACGCTGCGGCGGTTTCCCAAGGGACAGGGCAAGCCACACGCCTCGCCTTCACGCATCGTGGCCATCGGCATCTCCACTGGCGGTCCGAACGCGCTGCAATACGTGCTTTCGCAACTACCCGGCGATTTTCCCGGCTCCATCGTCGTGGTGCAACACATGCCCGAAGGCTTTACCGAGCTGTTCGCCCGCCGGCTGGACGAGTGCTGCGCCATCGAGGTGAAGGAAGCGCAATCGGGCGACATGCTGGTAGCGGGACGAGCGCTCATCTGTCCCGGCAACCGGCACCTCAAGGTGCGGCGCATGCCGCTGGGCAACATCGCGGTGCTTTCCGACGAGGAGCGCGTCAACGGACATCGTCCGTCGGTGGACATCCTCTATCGCTCGGTGGCGCAGGAGTTCGGCAAGGAGGCCATCGGCGTGATCATGACCGGCATGGGTGAGGATGGCGCCGACGCGCTCGGCGCGGTGAAGGCAGCGGGCGGCCTGACCATCGCGCAGAGTGAGGAATCGTGCGTGGTCTTCGGGATGCCGAAGGCGGCCATCGAACGAGGACATGCCATTCGCGTGGTGCCGCTCGACATGATGGCGAATACGCTGCAGGCGCAGTGCGTTCCCGACCGCGTCCGCGCGGTGGCGAAAGTTTAGGTTTTAAGCCGGACGCGGCGGCGCGTCTGGTACAGGACAAGCGGCTCAGGAGACTGGTTATGGAACAATTCGCGGCTCTGCTTCGCAGCAAAGACAAGCAGCCGGTACGCTACCTGGTGGTAGACGATTCGGTATTCGCGCGCAAGAACCTCACCAAGATGATCGAGACCTTTGGCGGCCAGGTGGCGGGCGAGGCGGGCGACGGTTGCACCGCCATCACGGAATACGACCGCATCCATCCCGACGTGGTACTCATGGACATCACCATGCCGCAGATGGAAGGCATCGAGGCAGCCGAGCGCATCGTGCGCAATCATCCGGAAGCGCGCGTCATCATGGTCTCGTCGGTCGGCTACCAGGAAAACATCGTCACCGCCCTGCAAAAAGGCGCGCGCCACTTCGTGCAGAAGCCGGTGAAACCCGAGGTGCTGTACGAGGTGATCAAGTACGTGCTCGGTGAAGACGGCATCGCCATGGCCGCAGCGGCGGCGGGAGAGAACTAATGAAGATGGAGTTGATCCAGCCCTTCATCAACGCCGCGGACGCCGTGCTCGCCGAGACGCTGCAGTGTCCCACCAAGATCGGCGACGTCGCCATGGAAGAGGAGGCGTACCGCCGCAAAGGCACCGCCGCCATCATCAACATCCACGGCGACATCGAAGGCCGGGTGATATTCGACCTCGACAGCGCCACCGCGGTGAAGGTGGCCAGTTACCTTGCCGGTGAGGTGGTGAGCGATAACGCCGAGATCGTGCGCGAGACCGTCTTCGAGCTAGCCAACCAGATCATCGGCAATGCCGTGACCACGCTCAACGATCAGGGCTTCCGCTTCAAGATCGCGCCCCCGGAGCTGCACGCCGATGAGCTGGGCGAGAAGAGCAACGAGGAGCAGGAAGCGCTCGTGATGTGCTTTGACACCGCCAATGGCAGCGTCTACATGAACATCGCCATGCGCTACAACCGGCGCCGCCGCCAGGAGAGGGCCGTCGTCGCGGGCTGAGCCGCACAAGCATCAGCCAAGAACCAAGCACAAAAATTAAATCCGAAGAGCCCTACGGCGACATGGTGACGAACACGGGCTGCTGCAGCGGGCAGTACGTCACCGGTGGCAGCAACGTCGGATTGATGGCGCAACTCGGATCTTGCTGCGGCGGCTTCAACGTGACCAGCACCGCATCGGTCTGGGTGCTGATGCTCAAGATCTGCGGCGGATCGCTTGCCGTCGCGCCCGTCCCCGCACCCTGCACTCCCACTATGACGCGCGAGGAATCGGTGGGCGAGGTCAGCCCGATGGGGCAGGTCCCGGTAGTGATGGTCTTCACCACCGCAAGACTCGTGGCATCGATCACCGAGACGGTGTTCGAGCCGCAGCTGGACACGTAGACCTTCGCGCCGTTCCGCAGCGCCGTGGCCGAGCGCGGGTCGGCGCCCACCGGGATGGTCGCGATCACGCTCAGGAAGGTGCTCGAGGTCGCGACCGCGTCGATCACGCTGATGGTGTTGCCGGCATTATTGACCACGTACAGGCGGCGGCGGTTGGCGTCAAACGTCACGAAGGTAGGGTTGCCGCCCACGGCGATCACGTTCACCGACGCGACCGGAGGCAGCGCGAGCGCATCGGCATTGGTGTCGATCACACTGACGTAGCCCCCCGCGTTGGCAACGAACAACAGCGAGCCATCCTGGTTCATGCTTGACCAGGTGGGTGAACCGCCCACCGTGATCGTCTTCATGACAATATTGTCGACGGTGGCGATCACGCTCACGGTGCCATTGCCGCTATTCAACGAGTACACCTTGCTCCCGTTGAAGGCCTCGTTGAGCGACACCGGATTGCTTCCGGCCGGGAGTTGAACCTCCGCCGTGATCGAATCCAACGGGACGCTCAGCACCACTACGCTGTCGAACGCGGCCGCGCTATCGCGGTCCGGACAAGCGATGTACGCCGTCCCGTCATTGCGGCTCATCACGAACCGCGGCCCGCAGCCTGTCGGCATGGGGATGGTCACCGAGCCGGAGGTGGGAGCCTGCGTAAGGATCCGCGTCACCGTGTTGTTGCCCAGGTTGGCGACGTACGTCCGCGTGACGCTCACGAAACCCGCATGCACCGGGGTCACGCCCGTGACTGCGTTGCCTACGTTGCTGTCACCGCTGGTGTCGATGCTACTGGCGCCGCCCAGGCAGGGCGCCACGGCGGGAGTGCCGCAGCCCGTGGTCGGAAGGGGTGTCCCAGGATTCTGGCTGACCACGATGGCGTGGAGCAGGTTGCTGGGATCGCCGCCCGGCTGCGGGATCGGAGTCGCGATGGGACGAAAGGTCTCCCCACACCCCATGGCAAATACGATAAGAAGAATGATGGCTGCTATCCCGGTGCTGCGTCTGCGCATCCCTACTCCGCCGGCCTTCACCGGACACAGGTCTGACTGCTGAGAAGTACAAGGAATTGATTATTGTAGCCGGGATGCCGCAGCTACGCCACTGGTAGCGCCAGCCTTTCCATGCACGAGAACCAGACCTG from Acidobacteriota bacterium harbors:
- a CDS encoding YncE family protein, which encodes MRRRSTGIAAIILLIVFAMGCGETFRPIATPIPQPGGDPSNLLHAIVVSQNPGTPLPTTGCGTPAVAPCLGGASSIDTSGDSNVGNAVTGVTPVHAGFVSVTRTYVANLGNNTVTRILTQAPTSGSVTIPMPTGCGPRFVMSRNDGTAYIACPDRDSAAAFDSVVVLSVPLDSITAEVQLPAGSNPVSLNEAFNGSKVYSLNSGNGTVSVIATVDNIVMKTITVGGSPTWSSMNQDGSLLFVANAGGYVSVIDTNADALALPPVASVNVIAVGGNPTFVTFDANRRRLYVVNNAGNTISVIDAVATSSTFLSVIATIPVGADPRSATALRNGAKVYVSSCGSNTVSVIDATSLAVVKTITTGTCPIGLTSPTDSSRVIVGVQGAGTGATASDPPQILSISTQTDAVLVTLKPPQQDPSCAINPTLLPPVTYCPLQQPVFVTMSP
- a CDS encoding chemotaxis protein CheW, with the protein product MTTKDLHIVGFRIGRETFGVPIELVHEIVRVPDITAVPDAPEYIEGVINLRGKIISVVDLRKRFGEREITRTKKNRILVAELDNKMVGLIVDSASEVLKVPRAEVENPPNVFEEGELNYVTGVGKLNGRLIILIELSKILQRGELKRLGDLAEAAQSVASAGS
- a CDS encoding chemotaxis protein CheX; protein product: MKMELIQPFINAADAVLAETLQCPTKIGDVAMEEEAYRRKGTAAIINIHGDIEGRVIFDLDSATAVKVASYLAGEVVSDNAEIVRETVFELANQIIGNAVTTLNDQGFRFKIAPPELHADELGEKSNEEQEALVMCFDTANGSVYMNIAMRYNRRRRQERAVVAG
- a CDS encoding chemotaxis response regulator protein-glutamate methylesterase, yielding MSDPVRVLVVDDSALMRKLIPQILERDGTIQVVGTAMDGSFGLKKIDELKPQVITLDLEMPRMDGIEMLREITKRHRIPVIVVSAHTTQGASATFKALALGAFDFVAKPKDAASAHMEDIATELITKIKTAAQTKMPATPRFEVPVLPTLRRFPKGQGKPHASPSRIVAIGISTGGPNALQYVLSQLPGDFPGSIVVVQHMPEGFTELFARRLDECCAIEVKEAQSGDMLVAGRALICPGNRHLKVRRMPLGNIAVLSDEERVNGHRPSVDILYRSVAQEFGKEAIGVIMTGMGEDGADALGAVKAAGGLTIAQSEESCVVFGMPKAAIERGHAIRVVPLDMMANTLQAQCVPDRVRAVAKV
- a CDS encoding chemotaxis protein CheA, giving the protein MSFFSEDKASELKELFFESAQELLQTLNEEALALEKSPGDTETVRSVRRTVHTLKGDSAACGYRELSELAHELEDVLTPELAQSAQNTRIPEVVLAAADTFQSLLAAYRNNLQPPSGEALRQHIKQLTSAPAAAEQAKLAPKFQWSEYEQVVIAHSADRGNAIFHVALQIDRDCPMRAAAMQMIRNVVADFGTVLAIHPEDSTLAEQTEVVEMAIASKHDERWIAKKSHIPAVIKDVVVVQAASAAASGSDSVLEIGETPAQPAASVHPVSSSVTSSESRDEHAEKAASKSAVGETSLRVDADRIDDVLNLVGELIIGKSMLLQTMSEFDKRFAKDPLRGRFADAMAFQARVLRDLQKSVMKIRMVPVEQLFRRVPRIIRDLAKNAGKEVALQISGQDTDLDKSILDTLAEPLSHLVRNAVDHGLETPAERTALGKPAAGIIRLNAFHHGNQVVIEIADDGRGIDRAKVVAKAIERGLITADEAGRMSEGEQFALIFNPGLSTAAQVTEVSGRGVGMDVVKTVLDRLKGSVGITSTVGQGTTFQLKVPLTLAIIKALLFRVADRLYAVPLGSVLEITRATEGEIHRVDNHEVVRLRDQVLTLVRLAKLGKRKASPGKQLFIVIIAIGDRKFGLVVDRLVGEEELVIKALDDHLVATELVSGASILGDGTVVLILNVQAVVARIGRDGAKGAHA
- a CDS encoding response regulator, producing MEQFAALLRSKDKQPVRYLVVDDSVFARKNLTKMIETFGGQVAGEAGDGCTAITEYDRIHPDVVLMDITMPQMEGIEAAERIVRNHPEARVIMVSSVGYQENIVTALQKGARHFVQKPVKPEVLYEVIKYVLGEDGIAMAAAAAGEN